The Terriglobus tenax genome contains a region encoding:
- a CDS encoding helix-turn-helix domain-containing protein has translation MAGFGEDLRRARTERGISLEMISDRTKIAVRHLESLEEERFKDLPGGVFNRGMVRSYARVVGLDEQEWHDRFMECYRRSGALKHDDADWIAFTENMAKTDQAADPAVRLRWAGVLVMAVVFLALAGVAWFLLSRRL, from the coding sequence ATGGCAGGGTTCGGAGAGGATCTGCGGCGGGCACGCACGGAGCGCGGTATCTCACTGGAAATGATCTCGGACAGGACGAAGATCGCCGTCCGTCACCTGGAATCGCTGGAAGAAGAACGCTTTAAAGACCTGCCGGGAGGCGTCTTTAACCGTGGCATGGTGCGCAGCTATGCCCGCGTGGTCGGCCTGGATGAGCAGGAATGGCACGACCGCTTCATGGAGTGCTACCGCCGTAGCGGCGCTCTGAAGCATGATGATGCCGACTGGATTGCCTTTACCGAAAACATGGCCAAAACAGACCAGGCAGCCGATCCGGCCGTGCGTCTGCGGTGGGCTGGTGTACTGGTGATGGCCGTGGTGTTCCTTGCCCTGGCAGGGGTCGCCTGGTTTCTGCTAAGTCGCCGCCTTTGA